A part of Acidimicrobiales bacterium genomic DNA contains:
- a CDS encoding maleylpyruvate isomerase N-terminal domain-containing protein, whose protein sequence is MEPAQHVDALEADAAALADAAERAGLDAAVPSCPGWHVGDLVAHVGRVHRWATTIVVGRLTDAVPVDEPAPIPAGPELLAWYRATAAELVAALRAIDPDEPLWVWADAAPTAAFWIRRQALETVVHRWDAEAAAGAPGPIRPALGADGIDELLDVLLPTGRLGDLSGGNGETIHVHATDIAGEWLIRLDPGGPVVTRGHAKGDVAARGPAGRLLLLLWGRLGPADLEVFGDASLLERWRARVRP, encoded by the coding sequence GTGGAGCCGGCCCAGCACGTCGACGCCCTCGAGGCCGACGCCGCGGCCCTCGCCGACGCCGCCGAACGGGCCGGCCTCGACGCCGCCGTCCCGTCCTGCCCCGGCTGGCACGTCGGCGACCTCGTCGCCCACGTGGGCCGGGTCCACCGGTGGGCCACCACGATCGTGGTCGGGCGACTCACCGACGCCGTGCCCGTCGACGAGCCGGCGCCGATCCCCGCGGGGCCCGAGCTGCTCGCGTGGTACCGGGCGACCGCCGCCGAGCTGGTGGCCGCCCTGCGGGCGATCGATCCCGACGAACCGCTGTGGGTCTGGGCCGACGCTGCACCGACGGCCGCGTTCTGGATCCGACGCCAGGCCCTGGAGACCGTCGTGCACCGCTGGGATGCCGAGGCCGCCGCCGGGGCGCCCGGCCCGATCCGTCCAGCGCTCGGGGCCGACGGCATCGACGAGCTCCTCGACGTGCTCCTCCCCACCGGCCGCCTGGGCGACCTGAGCGGGGGGAACGGCGAGACGATCCACGTCCACGCCACCGACATCGCGGGCGAATGGCTCATCCGCCTCGACCCCGGGGGGCCCGTCGTCACCCGCGGCCACGCCAAGGGCGACGTGGCCGCCCGGGGCCCGGCCGGGCGGCTGCTCCTCCTGCTGTGGGGGCGGCTCGGTCCAGCCGACCTGGAGGTCTTCGGCGACGCCTCGCTGCTGGAGCGCTGGCGGGCTCGGGTCCGGCCCTGA
- a CDS encoding DUF3566 domain-containing protein, translating into MADDEVVVDEARAGPTAPSRRARAGTARIAAITADEAAVTTVVPAVAPAEAPPQSSPEATAEGSETALPPVPDRPPRAEEGVAPRGPAAAARPATVPVPVPVPVPTGPGAPATGRSSKRSVRVRARRVHRVVRRVDPWSVLKLSLVFFVCLDVVVIVAGVLLWSVAVSTDTIDNLESFIQELFALDRFQFDGRQIFRAAVGGSAVLVLAGTAATVVLTVLFNLISDLVGGVRVTVVEEEILVPGPATPPSSG; encoded by the coding sequence GTGGCTGACGACGAGGTCGTGGTCGACGAGGCCCGCGCCGGCCCCACCGCCCCGTCGCGGCGCGCCCGCGCCGGCACGGCCCGAATCGCCGCCATCACGGCCGACGAGGCCGCTGTGACCACCGTCGTGCCGGCCGTGGCCCCGGCGGAGGCCCCGCCCCAGTCGTCGCCAGAGGCCACGGCCGAGGGTTCCGAGACGGCCCTGCCGCCGGTGCCCGACCGGCCGCCGCGCGCCGAGGAGGGCGTGGCACCGCGAGGACCCGCAGCGGCCGCCCGTCCGGCGACCGTGCCGGTGCCGGTGCCGGTGCCGGTGCCGACAGGTCCGGGCGCACCAGCCACCGGGCGGTCGTCGAAGCGCTCGGTGCGGGTTCGGGCCCGTCGTGTGCATCGCGTGGTCCGGCGGGTCGACCCGTGGTCGGTGCTGAAGCTCTCGCTGGTGTTCTTCGTCTGCCTCGACGTCGTCGTGATCGTGGCGGGCGTCCTGCTGTGGAGCGTGGCGGTGTCCACCGACACGATCGACAACCTCGAGAGCTTCATCCAGGAGCTGTTCGCGCTCGACCGGTTCCAGTTCGACGGGCGCCAGATCTTCCGGGCGGCCGTGGGCGGGAGTGCGGTGCTGGTGCTCGCCGGGACGGCTGCGACGGTGGTGCTCACCGTGCTGTTCAACCTGATCAGCGACCTCGTCGGCGGGGTCCGGGTGACCGTCGTGGAGGAGGAGATCCTCGTGCCGGGGCCCGCCACACCGCCATCGAGCGGCTGA
- a CDS encoding sigma-70 family RNA polymerase sigma factor, with protein sequence MGERAAVTELVERNLPLVRQVVAQVAAHFPRHVDREELARAGTLGLVEAARRYDGERGVPFERFAAQRIRGAILDAVRQADWAPRAVRTVARRVDLTSQELASNLGRSPTRNELAGALGVSQQELSRVQERVYRAVVLALDHPTSSPGDDDDTSLGDVLADRTHLEPPEELEARELLGYLRDAVDLLPDRHRLVIAGYFLEGRTSLELAGFLGVTESRISQLRSEALELLREGIEAQYETAGRGDAAAAAPVSRARARRVAYAEAIATASTWRGRLEPATGH encoded by the coding sequence ATGGGCGAGCGCGCCGCGGTCACGGAGCTGGTCGAGCGGAACCTCCCCCTGGTTCGCCAGGTGGTGGCACAGGTGGCGGCGCACTTTCCCCGTCATGTCGACCGCGAGGAGCTTGCCCGGGCCGGCACGCTCGGGCTCGTCGAGGCGGCTCGCCGCTACGACGGGGAGCGGGGCGTGCCCTTCGAGCGGTTCGCCGCGCAGCGCATCCGGGGGGCCATCCTCGACGCGGTGCGCCAGGCCGACTGGGCCCCCCGCGCCGTGCGCACCGTCGCGCGCCGGGTCGATCTCACCAGCCAGGAGCTGGCGAGCAACCTCGGTCGTTCACCCACCCGCAACGAGCTGGCCGGTGCCCTCGGGGTGTCGCAGCAGGAGCTGTCCCGGGTACAGGAGCGGGTGTACCGGGCGGTCGTGCTCGCCCTCGACCACCCGACCTCGTCGCCCGGCGACGACGACGACACCTCGCTGGGGGACGTGCTCGCCGACCGGACCCACCTGGAGCCCCCCGAGGAGCTCGAGGCGCGCGAGCTGCTCGGCTACCTCAGGGACGCCGTGGATCTCCTGCCCGACCGGCATCGCCTGGTGATCGCCGGGTACTTCCTGGAGGGACGCACGTCGCTCGAGCTGGCGGGCTTCCTCGGGGTCACGGAGTCGCGGATCTCCCAGCTCCGCTCCGAGGCACTGGAGCTGCTGCGGGAGGGCATCGAGGCCCAGTACGAGACGGCCGGTCGGGGCGATGCCGCCGCCGCGGCGCCGGTGTCGCGGGCGCGGGCGCGGCGGGTGGCATATGCCGAGGCCATCGCCACCGCCAGCACCTGGCGGGGGCGCCTGGAGCCCGCCACCGGTCACTGA
- a CDS encoding Gfo/Idh/MocA family oxidoreductase: MRVAIVGAGAAGARAARQLLSTDGVERVLVRDVDGARLRAVVEGLGARAGADTGPWTSPPDAAVVVLAGPAGTHAGSAARALEAGRHVVSVSDDIDDVRALLGLDLEARERGLHVVVGAGFSPGMSCLLARHAAASFDEIDEIHVAKSGTGGPACARQHHRALSGWTEDWRDGAWVRRRAGSGRELCWFPDPVGAADCYRARLPEPRLLVHAFRGVERATARMAATRRDRMSAPLPMLRPPHPEGTVGAVRVEVRGRRGRAREVAVLGAVDRPAVSAGTVAALAAVWAAERRLGPPGAAGLAALATPVPFLAELARRGVRAAVFEGRSAPSPA, from the coding sequence GTGCGCGTTGCCATCGTCGGGGCCGGGGCCGCCGGCGCGAGGGCCGCACGGCAGCTCCTCTCCACCGACGGGGTCGAGCGGGTACTCGTGCGCGACGTGGACGGCGCCCGGCTCCGCGCCGTGGTCGAGGGCCTGGGCGCCCGGGCCGGCGCCGACACAGGCCCGTGGACGAGCCCGCCGGATGCCGCCGTCGTCGTGCTGGCGGGGCCGGCCGGCACCCATGCTGGGTCGGCGGCGCGAGCGCTGGAGGCGGGCCGTCACGTCGTATCGGTGTCCGACGACATCGACGACGTGCGGGCGTTGCTCGGCCTCGACCTCGAGGCTCGGGAGCGGGGCCTGCACGTCGTGGTCGGCGCAGGCTTCTCCCCGGGGATGAGCTGCCTGCTCGCCCGCCACGCGGCCGCCAGCTTCGACGAGATCGACGAGATCCACGTGGCCAAGTCGGGAACCGGCGGGCCGGCGTGCGCCCGCCAGCACCACCGCGCCCTCAGCGGATGGACGGAGGACTGGCGCGACGGGGCCTGGGTGCGGCGACGGGCCGGGTCGGGACGCGAGCTGTGCTGGTTCCCCGACCCCGTCGGAGCGGCCGACTGCTACCGGGCCCGGCTCCCCGAGCCCCGGCTCCTGGTCCACGCCTTCAGGGGCGTCGAGCGGGCGACGGCCCGCATGGCGGCCACCCGGCGCGACCGCATGAGCGCGCCCCTGCCGATGCTCCGACCCCCTCACCCCGAGGGGACGGTGGGCGCGGTCCGCGTCGAGGTGCGCGGCCGGCGGGGCCGGGCCCGCGAGGTCGCGGTGCTCGGCGCGGTCGACCGGCCCGCGGTGTCGGCCGGGACCGTGGCCGCCCTGGCTGCGGTGTGGGCGGCGGAGCGGCGTCTGGGGCCGCCGGGGGCGGCCGGGCTCGCAGCGCTGGCCACCCCCGTGCCGTTCCTGGCCGAGCTGGCTCGGCGGGGGGTGCGGGCAGCCGTGTTCGAGGGCAGATCGGCTCCGTCGCCGGCCTGA
- the flgN gene encoding flagellar export chaperone FlgN, with translation MERLAEHLSAEQRLLETLLFRLVEAHHLLVAGETRFLAWAADEVGAAVEEVRRAELLRAAHVQAVGARLGLADGNPTLAELAERSPEPYRSILDGHRRSLADLLAEIDEVGALNRELAADDVPSALVGGARP, from the coding sequence ATGGAGCGGTTGGCCGAGCACCTCAGCGCCGAGCAACGGCTGCTGGAGACGCTCCTGTTCCGCCTGGTCGAAGCCCACCATCTGCTGGTGGCGGGCGAGACACGCTTCCTGGCCTGGGCCGCTGACGAGGTCGGTGCGGCCGTGGAGGAGGTCCGGCGGGCCGAGCTGCTCCGTGCCGCCCACGTGCAGGCGGTGGGTGCCCGGCTGGGCCTGGCCGACGGCAATCCGACGCTGGCCGAGCTGGCCGAGCGGTCACCCGAGCCGTACCGGAGCATCCTCGACGGCCACCGGCGGAGCCTGGCCGACCTGCTCGCCGAGATCGACGAGGTGGGTGCGCTCAACCGGGAGCTCGCAGCCGACGACGTCCCCTCGGCCCTCGTCGGCGGGGCGAGGCCGTGA
- a CDS encoding ATP-binding cassette domain-containing protein, whose translation MHSHAGGFDGIAVCAQHLDIGHEGRMVVGDLHLEVPAGTTLAIVGTNGSGKSTFLKTVVGLLDPLEGRLEVFGEPPGRQPARVAYLSQFHASAIVLPLRAADVVRMGRFAHHGLLGRLGPADRTLVDSSLAAMGVERLAHAPLRSLSGGQQQRIYLAQVLARGADLLLLDEPAAGLDAVGRELYLDAVTAERERGAAVVTATHDIGEAAHADQVLLLARRVIAIGRPDDVLTEANLLETFGIVLSRVGGRLMVAERDHHHDALPSER comes from the coding sequence ATGCACTCGCACGCCGGCGGCTTCGACGGCATCGCCGTGTGCGCCCAGCACCTCGACATCGGCCACGAGGGCCGGATGGTGGTCGGCGACCTGCACCTGGAGGTGCCGGCGGGCACCACCCTCGCCATCGTCGGGACCAACGGCTCGGGTAAGTCCACGTTCCTGAAGACGGTGGTGGGCCTGCTCGACCCGCTCGAGGGGCGCCTCGAGGTGTTCGGCGAGCCGCCGGGGCGCCAGCCGGCTCGGGTCGCCTACCTCAGCCAGTTCCACGCGTCGGCGATCGTGCTGCCCCTCCGGGCTGCCGACGTGGTGCGGATGGGGCGCTTCGCCCACCACGGCCTGCTCGGCCGCCTCGGCCCGGCCGACCGGACCCTCGTCGACTCGTCCCTCGCCGCCATGGGCGTCGAACGCCTCGCGCACGCGCCGCTGCGTTCCCTCTCGGGCGGTCAGCAGCAACGGATCTACCTGGCGCAGGTGCTGGCCCGCGGGGCCGACCTCCTGCTGCTCGACGAGCCCGCCGCCGGCCTCGACGCCGTTGGCCGCGAGCTCTACCTCGACGCCGTGACTGCCGAGCGGGAGCGGGGCGCGGCCGTCGTCACCGCGACCCACGACATCGGCGAGGCCGCCCACGCCGACCAGGTGCTGCTCCTCGCCAGGCGCGTGATCGCGATCGGCCGCCCCGACGACGTCCTCACCGAGGCCAACCTGCTCGAGACGTTCGGGATCGTGCTGTCCCGGGTGGGAGGTCGCCTCATGGTCGCCGAGCGCGACCACCACCACGACGCCCTGCCCAGCGAACGGTGA
- a CDS encoding magnesium transporter, translating into MAGELVYAFRVVRLPLLDAEGSALGRIVDIVIGPAHGGEPPRVIGFVASSQRRRIFVNAGRVAELDNDGARLRSGTIDLRHFRKRQGELLVVADLLDRRLGNETVNDLAVRLQPGRTSAWEVATVALGTRGPFGRRRTTRIVEWHELAELFDAGPDAAEVARLSTMHPVEVAAVIRGLPLNRRRRLAELMEDDRLADLLEELPESEQVRILEGLDADRIVNVLEEMEAEDAADLLAELPGEERLRLLDSMDPDDAQHVRRLLSYGEHTAGGLMTPEPVILTPTTLVAEALARVRDQELPGSEAAQVFVCQPPTVTPTGPFLGTVGIQRLLREPPAMEVGRCIDEDVPFITPDVPELEVAERLAAYNLLAIAVCDDERRLVGAVTIDDVLDRVLPVGWRQRRRVR; encoded by the coding sequence GTGGCCGGAGAGCTCGTCTACGCCTTCCGGGTGGTCCGACTGCCCTTGCTCGACGCCGAGGGCAGCGCGCTCGGGCGCATCGTCGACATCGTGATCGGGCCCGCCCACGGCGGCGAGCCGCCGCGCGTCATCGGTTTCGTCGCGTCCAGCCAGCGGCGACGGATCTTCGTGAACGCGGGCCGCGTGGCCGAGCTCGACAACGACGGCGCCCGGCTGCGGAGCGGCACCATCGACCTCCGCCACTTCCGCAAGCGCCAGGGCGAGCTGCTGGTGGTGGCCGACCTGCTCGACCGCCGCCTGGGGAACGAGACCGTGAACGACCTCGCGGTTCGGCTCCAACCAGGGCGCACCTCGGCGTGGGAGGTCGCCACGGTCGCGCTGGGCACGAGAGGGCCGTTCGGTCGCCGGCGCACGACCCGCATCGTCGAGTGGCACGAGCTGGCCGAGCTGTTCGACGCCGGCCCCGACGCGGCCGAGGTGGCCCGCCTCAGCACGATGCACCCGGTGGAGGTGGCAGCCGTGATCCGGGGCCTACCCCTCAACCGCCGGCGGCGGCTGGCCGAGCTGATGGAGGACGACCGGCTGGCCGACCTGCTCGAGGAGCTCCCCGAGAGCGAGCAGGTGCGGATCCTCGAGGGCCTCGACGCCGACCGGATCGTCAACGTGCTCGAGGAGATGGAGGCCGAGGACGCCGCCGACCTGCTCGCCGAGCTCCCCGGTGAGGAGCGGCTGCGGCTGCTCGACTCCATGGATCCCGACGACGCGCAGCACGTGCGGCGCCTCCTGTCCTACGGGGAGCACACCGCCGGCGGCCTGATGACCCCCGAACCGGTGATCCTCACGCCCACCACCCTGGTGGCGGAAGCGCTGGCGCGGGTCCGCGACCAGGAGCTGCCGGGGTCGGAGGCGGCCCAGGTCTTCGTGTGCCAGCCGCCCACCGTGACGCCCACGGGGCCCTTCCTGGGCACGGTGGGGATCCAGCGCCTCCTGCGGGAACCGCCGGCCATGGAGGTGGGCCGGTGCATCGACGAGGACGTGCCGTTCATCACGCCCGACGTCCCCGAGCTCGAGGTGGCAGAGCGGCTGGCGGCCTACAACCTGCTGGCCATCGCGGTGTGCGACGACGAGCGCCGCCTGGTGGGGGCGGTCACGATCGACGACGTGCTCGACCGGGTCCTGCCGGTCGGCTGGCGCCAGCGGCGGCGCGTGCGATGA
- a CDS encoding MerR family transcriptional regulator, with translation MPGGASVPQMRIGELARRTGVGEATLRAWERRYGVLQPTRSAGGHRLYTEGDVQAVLHVQQLVAEGWNVGAAARRVAGARRQRARPALVAHRALPPADRYRERLWLALERFDAGAAGATLDAASASLDIDELLDDVVVPLVRRLNARRHADPARSARDSFAAQLLRTHLRCVAPADTLPRVRSAVTCTPEGEHVDLGLVVAVTSLEGHGFRVHDFGADVPVATINHVVAGIRPDLLAVVAHHREPAAAFLRDALLPRPVAVLLIGRGFNAADADPARRFALAPERVRDVAVALERLLTGAPDPA, from the coding sequence ATGCCGGGTGGCGCCAGCGTGCCGCAGATGCGCATCGGTGAGCTGGCCCGCCGAACGGGGGTGGGCGAGGCCACGCTCCGGGCGTGGGAGCGCCGCTACGGCGTCCTGCAGCCCACCCGGAGCGCCGGCGGGCACCGCCTGTACACCGAGGGCGACGTCCAGGCGGTGCTGCACGTGCAGCAACTCGTCGCCGAGGGCTGGAACGTCGGGGCGGCCGCCCGCCGGGTGGCGGGTGCGCGCCGCCAGCGGGCCCGCCCGGCGCTGGTCGCCCACCGGGCCCTGCCGCCGGCCGACCGCTACCGCGAACGGCTGTGGCTCGCCCTCGAGCGCTTCGACGCCGGCGCCGCCGGCGCCACCCTCGACGCCGCCAGCGCCAGCCTGGACATCGACGAGCTGCTCGACGACGTGGTCGTGCCGCTGGTCCGCCGCCTGAACGCCCGGCGCCACGCCGACCCGGCCCGATCCGCTCGGGACTCGTTCGCCGCCCAACTGCTCCGCACGCACCTCCGCTGCGTGGCACCCGCCGACACCCTGCCTCGCGTCCGTTCCGCCGTCACGTGCACGCCCGAGGGCGAGCACGTCGACCTGGGGCTGGTCGTGGCCGTGACCTCGCTCGAGGGGCACGGCTTCCGGGTCCACGACTTCGGCGCCGACGTGCCCGTGGCCACCATCAACCACGTGGTCGCCGGCATCCGCCCCGACCTGCTGGCGGTCGTCGCCCACCACCGCGAGCCCGCCGCCGCCTTCCTGCGGGACGCCCTCCTCCCCCGTCCGGTGGCGGTGCTCCTGATCGGGAGGGGCTTCAACGCGGCCGACGCCGACCCTGCCCGGAGGTTCGCGCTCGCCCCCGAGCGGGTGCGAGACGTCGCCGTCGCGCTGGAGCGCCTGCTGACCGGCGCGCCCGACCCCGCCTGA
- a CDS encoding DUF1003 domain-containing protein: MKRRDDLSRPRAPRSFGIHYDPEAFGNFSEAIARLLGTGRYLMIQTIVVIVWIIINLAAVGLRWDPYPFILLNLAFSTQAAYAAPLILLAQNRQADRDRSEYEEDREVAERTKADTEFLAREIASIRLALADVVTSDDLSEQVGRLTDAVERLAGDADHPADPAAGLGSPRAADHPA; this comes from the coding sequence ATGAAGCGTCGCGACGACCTCTCGCGACCCCGGGCGCCCCGGAGCTTCGGCATCCACTACGACCCCGAGGCCTTCGGCAACTTCTCCGAGGCGATCGCCCGCCTCCTGGGGACCGGCCGCTACCTCATGATCCAGACGATCGTCGTGATCGTCTGGATCATCATCAACCTCGCCGCGGTCGGCCTCCGCTGGGATCCCTACCCCTTCATCCTGCTGAACCTGGCCTTCTCCACCCAGGCCGCCTACGCCGCACCGCTGATCCTGCTCGCGCAGAACCGCCAGGCCGACCGCGACCGGTCCGAGTACGAGGAGGACCGCGAGGTCGCAGAGCGGACCAAGGCCGACACCGAGTTCCTGGCCCGGGAGATCGCCTCGATCCGGCTCGCGCTGGCCGACGTGGTCACCAGCGACGACCTCTCCGAGCAGGTCGGCCGGCTCACGGATGCGGTCGAGCGCCTCGCCGGTGACGCCGACCACCCCGCCGACCCCGCCGCCGGGCTCGGCTCACCCAGGGCCGCCGACCACCCCGCCTGA
- a CDS encoding PAS domain-containing protein yields the protein MGRDSDDGRPGGAGLGPFGNVLGELLAEQRDPLLVLDFDSVGEAILVVAVEPGPRFRYTAVNRRAAELVGLPEERLVGREVQVGLPPEDAERVLHNYREIVRTGEGRSVVLEVHVPEHRAWEVEAQPLLDDTGTVTNVIAVIRDITAERRAVRRAVEHFEASFVGSPVGLALMWPDGRIQRVNRALTDLLGVGEQDLAGRWLHELTHAGDRDRVRRHLGELVAGTRPSFQLEVRLVGPGDDPVWVLLAVTGVLDDGIALSAVAQIVDVTALRRVEGALRERLALEQVILEAAAELAGATGARIDSAVERVLRRLAEYAGVDRAEVLVVGEHGRVGQVYEWCRPGVPSIRAQVEAMPAAVVDTPIAHRLRAGEVVHVPSVEELPTGSLERHIADLHGVAGFLMVPVPAGERVIGALTFIAVRSERRWAPDSLALLPMLAQVMGPALLRRLGRRPPPSRTEP from the coding sequence ATGGGGCGCGACAGCGATGACGGGCGACCGGGCGGGGCGGGTCTCGGCCCCTTCGGGAACGTGCTGGGGGAGCTCCTCGCCGAGCAGCGCGACCCGCTCCTCGTGCTCGACTTCGACAGCGTCGGCGAGGCCATCCTGGTGGTGGCCGTCGAGCCCGGCCCTCGCTTCCGGTACACCGCCGTGAACCGTCGGGCGGCCGAGCTGGTCGGGCTGCCGGAGGAGCGGTTGGTGGGGAGGGAGGTCCAGGTGGGCCTCCCTCCCGAGGACGCCGAGCGGGTGCTCCACAACTACCGGGAGATCGTCCGCACCGGCGAGGGGCGCAGCGTGGTTCTCGAGGTCCACGTTCCGGAGCACCGGGCGTGGGAGGTGGAGGCCCAGCCGCTGCTCGACGACACCGGCACCGTCACCAACGTGATCGCGGTGATCCGGGACATCACGGCCGAGCGCCGTGCCGTGCGCCGGGCGGTCGAGCACTTCGAGGCCTCGTTCGTCGGGTCGCCGGTCGGCCTGGCCCTGATGTGGCCCGACGGGCGGATCCAGCGGGTCAACCGGGCCCTCACCGACCTGCTCGGGGTGGGTGAGCAGGACCTGGCCGGCCGGTGGCTGCACGAGCTGACCCACGCCGGCGACCGCGATCGAGTGAGGCGCCACCTGGGCGAGCTGGTTGCCGGCACGCGCCCGTCGTTCCAGCTCGAGGTGCGGCTCGTGGGGCCCGGCGACGACCCGGTGTGGGTGCTGCTGGCGGTGACCGGGGTGCTCGACGACGGCATCGCGCTGTCGGCCGTGGCCCAGATCGTCGACGTGACCGCGCTCCGGCGGGTGGAGGGGGCCCTGCGCGAGCGCTTGGCCCTCGAGCAGGTGATCCTGGAGGCGGCGGCCGAGCTGGCCGGCGCGACCGGTGCCCGGATCGATTCGGCCGTGGAGCGGGTGCTGCGCCGGCTGGCCGAGTACGCGGGGGTGGACCGGGCCGAGGTGCTGGTGGTGGGGGAGCACGGCCGGGTCGGGCAGGTCTACGAGTGGTGCCGTCCGGGTGTGCCCTCGATCCGGGCGCAGGTCGAGGCCATGCCGGCGGCCGTGGTCGACACCCCCATCGCTCACCGCCTGCGGGCCGGCGAGGTGGTGCACGTGCCGTCGGTCGAGGAGCTGCCGACCGGGTCGCTCGAGCGGCACATCGCCGATCTCCACGGCGTGGCCGGCTTCCTCATGGTGCCGGTGCCGGCCGGCGAGCGGGTGATCGGGGCGCTCACGTTCATCGCGGTGCGATCCGAGCGCCGCTGGGCACCCGACAGCCTGGCGCTGTTGCCCATGCTCGCCCAGGTGATGGGACCGGCCCTGCTGCGCCGGCTCGGGCGCCGGCCGCCGCCATCTCGCACCGAACCTTGA
- a CDS encoding transcriptional repressor, which translates to MPSRHGQTARPAPDLHAIVATRLRRDGQRYTDNRRALVGVLGDAGQPLTIAEILRRGDDLAQSSAYRNLAVLERAGVVQRLLTTDEWARYELAEDLTGHHHHLICSACGAVADVAGSAELERSLARAIERVAGDSGYRIERHRLDLLGVCPACSRAGRSGGVVGGPG; encoded by the coding sequence GTGCCTTCCCGTCACGGCCAGACGGCCCGACCGGCGCCCGACCTCCATGCCATCGTCGCCACGAGGCTCCGGCGCGACGGCCAGCGCTACACCGACAACCGCCGGGCGCTGGTGGGCGTCCTGGGCGACGCCGGCCAGCCGCTGACGATCGCGGAGATCCTGCGACGCGGCGACGACCTCGCCCAGAGCTCCGCGTACCGCAACCTGGCCGTGCTCGAGCGCGCCGGGGTCGTCCAGCGGCTGCTGACCACCGACGAGTGGGCCCGCTACGAGCTGGCCGAGGACCTCACCGGGCACCACCACCACCTGATCTGCTCGGCGTGCGGGGCGGTCGCCGACGTGGCCGGCTCGGCCGAGCTCGAGCGATCGCTGGCACGAGCGATCGAGCGGGTCGCGGGCGACAGCGGCTACCGGATCGAGCGCCACCGGCTCGATCTGCTGGGGGTCTGCCCGGCCTGCTCGCGAGCGGGGCGGTCAGGCGGGGTGGTCGGCGGCCCTGGGTGA